A DNA window from Daucus carota subsp. sativus chromosome 3, DH1 v3.0, whole genome shotgun sequence contains the following coding sequences:
- the LOC135151510 gene encoding uncharacterized protein LOC135151510 yields MVEKWKNLEDCVWKRSLRTWDKNQLNEIFSLIQQISLEERQDSIKWSASPQSYSSKKGYSIIMGLDNSGVDEWRKIWNYRIPPKILIFLWKSFHGVLPLKKLLKERMTGVLDSSCSLCAKDDETREHLFWDCQTVKSIWSTFFDWWNISRSVTQRNGNFFQIIRLVKGTELKIAWSTSVIALLWTIWIARNKLVYRNTKWELDQVIWLVKIRAFKWLQAANKRNMGLENFWQVNPRGACLLFNKKHRRMDYIWCNSTVIGFSDGSWKITNGGSKRSGIGGCITDLEGNLLYIFSGPCLANSPLEAEREALLFLFQRIKDNSNLQGILTLCTDSKIVRNQ; encoded by the coding sequence ATGGTTGAAAAATGGAAGAATTTGGAAGATTGTGTCTGGAAAAGATCTCTTAGAACCTGGGATAAGAACCAGTTAAATGAAATCTTCTCACTAATACAGCAGATATCTCTTGAAGAAAGACAGGATTCTATCAAATGGTCAGCTAGTCCACAATCTTACAGTTCTAAAAAAGGATATAGTATTATAATGGGGTTAGATAATTCTGGTGTTGATGAATGGAGAAAAATTTGGAATTATAGAATACCCCCAAAGATCCTAATATTCCTGTGGAAATCCTTTCATGGAGTTCTACCACTCAAGAAGTTGTTAAAGGAAAGAATGACTGGTGTTCTGGACTCTAGCTGCAGTCTTTGTGCTAAAGACGATGAGACAAGAGAACATTTGTTCTGGGACTGTCAAACAGTTAAATCTATTTGGTCTACTTTCTTTGATTGGTGGAATATAAGCAGAAGTGTAACACAAAGGAATGGCAATTTCTTTCAAATCATTAGACTGGTCAAAGGTACTGAACTTAAAATTGCTTGGTCTACCTCAGTTATAGCACTGCTTTGGACCATCTGGATAGCAAGAAATAAATTGGTCTATAGGAACACTAAATGGGAGTTGGATCAAGTGATATGGTTGGTTAAGATCAGGGCTTTTAAGTGGTTACAAGCTGCAAACAAACGTAACATGGGTTTGGAAAACTTCTGGCAAGTTAATCCAAGAGGAGCCTGTCTTCTTTTTAACAAAAAGCACAGAAGAATGGATTATATTTGGTGCAACTCTACTGTGATAGGTTTTTCAGATGGGTCATGGAAAATCACCAATGGTGGGAGTAAAAGAAGTGGCATTGGTGGCTGTATAACAGATTTAGAAGgcaatttgttatatattttctcTGGTCCATGCTTAGCTAATAGTCCACTTGAGGCTGAGAGGGAAGCACTCTTATTTCTCTTTCAAAGGATCAAGGACAATTCGAATCTACAAGGTATATTAACTCTTTGTACGGATTCAAaaattgttaggaatcaataa